A single region of the Prochlorococcus marinus str. MIT 0917 genome encodes:
- the thyX gene encoding FAD-dependent thymidylate synthase: protein MSCVQLITSTPDAEKSMAYIARVSNPKNQDNDNFTKLIGYCIKNEHWSVFEQAYMTLQIETTRGIAAQILRHRSFTFQEFSQRYADSMQLGEITIPELRRQDNKNRQNSISDLPKEIINTFKKKIKHQFDQNKKLYEEMLEAGIAKECARFVLPLATPTRIYMTGSCRSWIHYINLRTGHGTQKEHMEIAQECKNIFSQEYPIVSSALNWVN, encoded by the coding sequence ATGAGTTGTGTTCAATTAATAACTTCTACTCCGGATGCTGAAAAAAGCATGGCATATATTGCGAGGGTGAGTAATCCAAAAAATCAAGACAATGATAACTTTACTAAATTAATTGGGTATTGCATTAAAAATGAACATTGGAGCGTATTTGAACAAGCCTATATGACTTTGCAAATAGAAACCACTCGAGGAATTGCTGCACAAATTTTAAGACATCGATCATTTACCTTTCAAGAGTTCTCACAACGCTATGCAGATAGCATGCAATTAGGAGAAATTACCATCCCAGAATTAAGAAGACAAGATAATAAAAATAGACAAAATTCTATCTCAGACTTGCCAAAAGAAATTATTAATACATTCAAGAAAAAAATTAAACATCAATTCGATCAAAATAAAAAACTTTATGAAGAGATGTTAGAAGCTGGAATCGCCAAAGAATGTGCAAGATTTGTACTTCCACTTGCTACCCCAACCAGAATTTATATGACAGGATCATGTCGTTCGTGGATTCATTACATAAATCTAAGAACTGGTCATGGGACTCAAAAAGAGCATATGGAGATTGCACAAGAATGTAAAAATATTTTTTCACAGGAATATCCAATAGTTTCATCCGCTTTGAATTGGGTAAACTAG
- the dcd gene encoding dCTP deaminase, with protein sequence MLKNDRWISEQASLGMLEPFQEKLIRHLEPESEKSPVLSFGCSSYGYDLRLSSKEFLIFRHVPGTVMNPKKFNPANLEPTDLEEDEDGKYFILPAHSYGLGVALEKMKVPPNITVICLGKSTYARLGIIVNTTPAEASWEGHLTLEFSNSSGADCRIYADEGICQLLFFEGDPCETTYSDRKGKYQYQQEKVTLAKV encoded by the coding sequence ATGTTAAAAAACGATCGTTGGATTTCTGAACAGGCTTCACTTGGAATGCTTGAACCTTTTCAAGAAAAGCTAATAAGACATCTTGAGCCTGAATCAGAAAAGTCTCCGGTTTTAAGCTTTGGTTGCTCATCGTATGGATATGATTTGCGTCTCTCTTCTAAAGAGTTTTTGATTTTTAGGCATGTCCCAGGAACAGTAATGAATCCGAAAAAATTTAATCCTGCCAATTTAGAACCTACAGATTTAGAAGAAGACGAAGATGGTAAATATTTTATTTTGCCTGCACATTCTTATGGCCTTGGTGTTGCATTAGAAAAAATGAAAGTACCACCAAACATTACTGTTATTTGCCTTGGTAAAAGTACTTATGCCCGATTAGGAATAATCGTAAATACAACTCCTGCTGAAGCAAGCTGGGAAGGTCATCTAACCCTGGAATTCAGTAATAGCTCTGGAGCAGATTGCAGGATTTATGCGGATGAAGGAATTTGTCAATTACTTTTCTTTGAAGGAGATCCTTGTGAAACCACTTACAGTGATAGGAAAGGTAAATATCAATATCAACAAGAGAAAGTAACTCTAGCAAAGGTTTAA
- a CDS encoding cob(I)yrinic acid a,c-diamide adenosyltransferase produces the protein MNAQVSINAQQRGSSPSTETSLRPNPIRKPLQLVATQGQVQIHTATIRGSFSVVLSEAIRSAGLGSQVLIAQFLRGGVNQGPNGAINLCGRLEWLRPAIETCLPEQISEEHLSLKRKYEEKAIKELWEFCKARLIEKKIDKIVLDEIGMAISLGFIEENDLILMINNRPSSTDIILTGPSIPPKVIEMADQITELRCN, from the coding sequence ATGAATGCACAAGTGAGCATTAACGCTCAACAGAGGGGTTCATCGCCATCAACAGAGACTTCCCTAAGGCCGAACCCCATTAGAAAGCCTTTACAACTAGTCGCGACACAAGGTCAAGTTCAAATCCATACTGCTACCATTCGAGGTAGTTTTTCTGTTGTTCTTAGTGAGGCAATTAGATCTGCAGGATTGGGAAGCCAAGTTTTAATAGCTCAATTTTTGAGAGGTGGAGTCAATCAAGGACCAAATGGAGCTATCAATCTTTGCGGACGACTTGAATGGCTAAGACCAGCCATTGAAACGTGCTTACCAGAACAAATATCGGAAGAACATTTATCTTTAAAAAGAAAATATGAAGAAAAAGCGATCAAAGAACTTTGGGAATTTTGTAAAGCACGTTTAATAGAAAAAAAAATAGATAAAATCGTTCTTGATGAAATAGGAATGGCTATTAGCCTTGGTTTCATCGAAGAAAATGATTTAATTTTAATGATAAATAATCGACCATCATCCACAGATATTATTCTTACAGGACCATCAATCCCTCCTAAAGTAATTGAAATGGCTGATCAAATCACTGAATTACGCTGCAATTAA
- the ntcA gene encoding global nitrogen regulator NtcA: MVTSYRGFTRFNQSKNSQMVGNSSSPLPPNTTLLDVLKSLEGVSTETVDRSKTIFFPGDPAERVYLIRRGAVRLSRVYETGEEITVALLRENSLFGVLSLLTGHRSDRFYHAVAFTRVELVSAPATSVRNAIEQDASVGLLLLQGLSSRVLQTETMIETLTHRDMSSRLASFLLVLCRDFGVPGEKGVTIDLRLSHQAIAEAIGSTRVTITRLLGELKSSSLLAIDRKKITIFDPIALAKRFN; encoded by the coding sequence ATGGTCACTTCTTATCGTGGCTTTACTCGTTTCAACCAATCAAAAAATAGTCAGATGGTTGGTAATTCGTCATCTCCATTGCCGCCAAACACAACTCTTTTGGATGTACTTAAATCTTTAGAGGGAGTGTCTACTGAAACTGTAGATAGGTCAAAAACTATTTTTTTCCCTGGTGATCCTGCTGAAAGGGTTTATTTAATAAGACGTGGTGCAGTTCGACTGAGCAGAGTCTATGAAACGGGTGAAGAAATTACTGTTGCTTTATTGAGAGAAAATAGTCTTTTTGGAGTTTTATCTTTATTGACAGGCCATAGATCAGATCGTTTTTATCATGCTGTTGCTTTTACTCGTGTGGAACTCGTTTCTGCTCCAGCCACATCAGTAAGGAATGCAATTGAGCAAGATGCCTCTGTTGGTTTGCTGCTTTTACAAGGTTTATCAAGTCGAGTGCTTCAAACTGAAACAATGATTGAAACATTAACTCATAGAGATATGTCTTCTCGTCTTGCAAGCTTTTTGCTTGTATTGTGTAGAGATTTTGGCGTGCCTGGGGAAAAAGGAGTCACAATTGACTTAAGACTCTCTCATCAAGCCATTGCTGAAGCAATAGGTTCAACCAGAGTTACTATTACACGACTACTAGGTGAGTTGAAAAGTTCCTCATTATTGGCAATAGATAGGAAAAAAATAACCATCTTCGATCCAATAGCTTTAGCAAAAAGATTTAATTGA
- a CDS encoding DUF3084 domain-containing protein — MAAWLKILLLLILGGILSTLGDRLGTRVGKARLSIFKLRPKSTAVLITVFTGSIISAISFATMVVFDRDLRVGLFQLEDIREKITASEKELKKLEKNLYAFRSGNVVISSGQTLVTKTIKLNKTNDIKKNIESILQQANFYAFNLVKTNQSEYRRILLVRKDDIEKLEKKIADNRSWVVRIKSAGNILRGENYVYAFPEVTLNKMITKKGEVIAIENISLLQSDSESIIRKINLLMASTLAEVRRRGSLSSELKINANQVNNLGKYLVSKKKGDFQIIARALDDSQSADKVSVTLELKSLEKSIPNSN, encoded by the coding sequence GTGGCTGCCTGGCTGAAAATTCTTTTATTATTAATCCTTGGTGGAATACTTTCTACTCTAGGAGATCGCTTAGGTACTAGAGTTGGAAAAGCGCGTTTAAGTATTTTTAAATTAAGACCAAAAAGTACAGCTGTATTAATAACTGTTTTTACTGGAAGTATTATTAGTGCTATTTCATTTGCAACTATGGTTGTATTTGATAGAGATTTAAGGGTTGGATTATTTCAGTTAGAGGATATTCGAGAAAAGATCACCGCTAGTGAAAAAGAATTAAAAAAATTAGAAAAAAATTTGTATGCTTTTAGGAGTGGAAATGTAGTAATAAGTAGTGGGCAAACCTTAGTAACTAAGACTATTAAATTAAATAAAACTAATGATATTAAAAAAAATATAGAAAGCATATTACAGCAAGCAAATTTTTATGCTTTTAATTTAGTAAAAACAAATCAATCTGAATATAGAAGAATATTGTTAGTTCGTAAAGATGATATTGAGAAGCTTGAAAAGAAAATAGCTGATAATAGAAGTTGGGTAGTTAGGATTAAATCAGCAGGAAATATACTGAGAGGTGAAAATTATGTTTATGCATTTCCTGAGGTCACATTAAATAAAATGATTACAAAGAAAGGTGAAGTTATTGCAATAGAGAATATATCTTTATTACAGTCTGATTCTGAATCCATTATTAGAAAGATTAATCTTTTAATGGCTTCAACTTTGGCTGAGGTTAGGAGAAGAGGATCATTAAGTTCTGAGTTGAAAATTAATGCTAATCAAGTGAATAATTTAGGAAAATATCTAGTTAGTAAAAAAAAGGGAGATTTCCAAATTATTGCAAGAGCTCTTGATGATAGTCAAAGTGCAGATAAAGTCTCAGTAACATTGGAATTGAAATCTCTAGAAAAATCTATACCAAACAGTAATTAA
- a CDS encoding DUF3146 family protein, whose protein sequence is MYNKPSTTAYLQIHKQCFNQKKVEGIVRAGNFEWSFIWAFNQGQLFVEPPLGRALIKDALERYLVKADYKLESGGDYIFTVRAKF, encoded by the coding sequence ATGTACAACAAGCCATCAACTACTGCATATCTTCAGATTCATAAGCAATGCTTTAATCAAAAAAAAGTTGAGGGTATTGTCCGTGCAGGAAATTTTGAATGGAGTTTTATTTGGGCTTTTAACCAGGGACAACTTTTTGTCGAACCACCCCTAGGTAGAGCTCTTATAAAAGATGCATTAGAGCGCTATTTAGTTAAAGCTGATTATAAACTTGAGTCTGGAGGAGATTACATTTTTACAGTTAGAGCCAAATTTTAA
- the pth gene encoding aminoacyl-tRNA hydrolase, protein MLSDNLRLLVGLGNPGTEYKKTRHNVGFMVLEEIARKNNCSFRESKKLFGRTCEYGTGIEKTRLLMPNTYMNESGKSVRSAKDWFNFQNNQLIVLVDDMDLPLGKIRVRSKGSSGGHNGLKSIINHLGTAEFKRLKIGIGAPSKDQQERKSKTVSHVLGRFSKEEFIILNFIIQEIISSIESITSNNWEKITTRLNSYKPKN, encoded by the coding sequence ATGTTGTCAGATAACTTGAGATTATTAGTCGGATTAGGAAATCCTGGGACTGAGTATAAAAAAACTCGTCATAATGTTGGATTTATGGTGTTAGAAGAAATCGCAAGAAAAAATAATTGTAGCTTTCGTGAAAGCAAAAAACTTTTTGGTAGAACTTGTGAATACGGCACAGGTATAGAGAAAACAAGACTTTTAATGCCCAACACATATATGAATGAAAGTGGAAAATCAGTAAGATCAGCAAAGGATTGGTTTAATTTTCAAAATAATCAATTAATAGTCCTAGTAGATGACATGGATCTACCCCTGGGAAAAATAAGAGTCCGATCTAAAGGGAGTTCAGGAGGTCATAATGGATTAAAAAGCATTATCAACCATCTTGGTACTGCTGAGTTTAAGCGATTAAAGATTGGAATAGGAGCGCCAAGTAAAGACCAACAAGAGAGAAAATCTAAAACTGTTTCTCACGTTTTAGGAAGATTTTCAAAAGAAGAATTCATAATATTAAATTTCATCATTCAGGAAATAATTAGTTCTATTGAATCAATCACATCTAATAATTGGGAAAAGATAACTACTCGACTAAATTCTTACAAACCCAAAAATTAA